One genomic segment of Rhinolophus sinicus isolate RSC01 linkage group LG11, ASM3656204v1, whole genome shotgun sequence includes these proteins:
- the GIMAP4 gene encoding GTPase IMAP family member 4, whose protein sequence is MSFNFSEPRSSHGLGNQGPGDSQLRLVLLGKTGAGKSATGNSILGEKVFHSSIAAKSVTKKCEKGKTTWNGREVVVVDTPGIFDTEVSDTDTRQEIARCILLSAPGPHALLLVIPVGRYTPEEHKATERMLAMFGNRAKKYMILLFTRKDDLDGMDFCDYLKDSAEGIQKLISQFPNRYCVFNNKATGAERVAQREELLALVQRVVRENEGGYYTNKMFQKAEEEIQKQIQVRLEYQRQELEREKRQIIAEYEEEIRALKDELEREKRKAQMERALMEREYQHVFMQQNVRDEVERQSGIIEFILTALQNAYNFFMSLFDDD, encoded by the exons ATGAGTTTCAACTTCAGTGAACCCAGGAGCAGCCACG GGCTTGGAAACCAAGGCCCTGGAGATTCGCAACTGAGACTTGTCTTACTGGGTAAGACTGGAGCAGGAAAAAGTGCAACAGGAAACAGTATCCTTGGAGAGAAAGTGTTTCATTCCAGCATTGCAGCAAAATCTGTCACCAAGAAATGTGAGAAAGGGAAAACCACATGGAATGGGAGAGAAGTCGTCGTCGTGGACACGCCTGGCATTTTCGACACTGAGGTATCGGATACCGACACCCGCCAGGAGATAGCTCGCTGCATCCTCCTGAGCGCCCCGGGGCCTCACGCTTTGCTCCTGGTGATCCCGGTGGGCCGTTACACACCGGAAGAGCACAAGGCCACAGAGAGGATGCTGGCCATGTTTGGAAACAGAGCTAAGAAATACATGATCCTCTTATTCACCCGGAAAGATGACTTGGATGGCATGGATTTCTGTGATTACTTAAAGGACTCTGCCGAAGGCATTCAAAAGCTGATAAGCCAGTTTCCGAATCGCTACTGTGTGTTCAACAATAAGGCAACAGGCGCTGAGCGGGTGGCCCAGAGGGAAGAGCTGCTGGCCCTGGTCCAGCGCGTGGTAAGGGAGAATGAGGGAGGATACTACACTAATAAGATGTTCCAAAAGGCTGAGGAGGAGATTCAGAAACAGATCCAAGTGAGGCTAGAATATCAGAGAcaagagctggagagagagaaaaggcagataATAGCTGAGTATGAAGAGGAAATCAGAGCGCTGAAGGATGAGCTGGAGCGGGAAAAGAGAAAGGCACAAATGGAGAGGGCATTGATGGAAAGAGAGTATCAACATGTTTTCATGCAACAAAATGTCAGAGATGAAGTTGAGAGGCAGAGTGGAATAATTGAATTCATCTTGACAGCATTGCAGAATGCTTACAATTTTTTCATGTCTCTGTTTGATGATGATTAA